The stretch of DNA CGCCCAGGCCGACACGGACCAGCCGGGCGCCCGGCTGCTGCTGAACCGGTTCGCCGCCGGCGGCGGGGCGCTGCTGGACCTGGAGTACCTCACCGACGACAACGGCCGCCGGCTGGCGGCGTTCGGTTACTGGGCCGGCTACGTGGGCGCGGCCCTGGCGGTGCTGCAACACGCCGGCGCGCTGCAAGCGCCCTTGCAGCCGGGGACCCGGCAGCAGTTGGACACCCAGCTGGCCACGGCGGCCGCCAGCGTGCCCGGACTGCGGGTGCTGGTGCTTGGCTCGCTCGGCCGCTCCGGCAGCGGCGCCCGGGACGCCCTGGCAGCCGCCGGAGTGGCGATCACCGGATGGGATGTGGCCGAGACCCGGACGTTGGACCGGCCCGCGATGCTCGAGCACGACATCGTCGTGAACACGGTGCTGACCACCGAGCCCGGCCGGCCGTACCTGAGCGCGGCCGACCTCATCGCAGCCGACTCAGCAGGCCGGCCCTACCGGCTGCGAGTGCTGGCCGACGTCACCTGTGACGTCGGCTCGCCGTACAACCTGTTTCCGCTCTATCAGGACACCACGAGCTGGGAGCAGCCGGTCTTTGCGGTGCCGGCGACCGAGCTGGCCGTCATCGCGATCGACAACCTGCCGTCACTGCTGCCACTGGAGGCAAGCATCACCTTCTCGGGCGACCTGCGGGGGCAGCTGTCCGGGCTGGGCGCCCAGCCCGCCTGGCAGCGCTGCCTGGACCTGTTCCACCGCCACCTATCCACTCCGACAGGGAGCTGACTGATGCCTGAGCCGACCCCGCCTGCCTCCGGTCCGACCATCCACTGGGTAGGCACCGGACTGTCCAGCGGCAGCGGACTGACCATGCTCGCCGGGCGTGGCCACCCGCTGGTGCTCTGGGGCCGGACCGAGGAGAAGGCGGCGGCGCTGGCCGACCGGCTGGGGGTTCCGGTCGCTGCGAGCCGCGCTCTGCAACTACCGGCGCTGGCGGCCGAACTGGCGCCGGGCGACGTGCTGGTCTCGATGCTGCCGGCTGCCTGGCATGCCGAGCTGCTCGAGATCTGCCTGCAGACCGGGGCGCATTTCGCCTGCTCGAGCTACACCTCGCCACAGCTGGCGGCCCTGGCCGAGCAGGCTCGCACGGCGGGGCTGGTGGTGCTGACCGAGGCCGGGTTGGACCCGGGCATCGACCACCTGCTGGCTCACCAGTTGATCGCTGAGGCCCTCGCCAAGGTCGGCGCCGGCCCTGCGACGGTGTCACTGACGTCCTACTGCGGTGGCGTGCCGGCAGTCGCCAACGACTTTCGCTACCTCTTCAGCTGGGCGCCGCAGGGTGTGCTGACCGCGCTGCTCTCACCAGCTCGCTATCTCGACGGCGGCGAGGTCACCGAGGTGGCCAAGCCCTGGCATGCGGTTCGGCCGCACTCGGTGAACGGCGAGGATTTCGAGGTGTACCCGAACAGGGACAGCGTCCCGTTCATCGAGCAGTACGGCATCCCGAGCGGCTGGGAAGTGGAATCGTTCGTGCGTGGCACGCTGCGGCTGCCAGGCTGGCGCCAGGCCTGGCAACCAGTGTTCGACCAACTGGAATCACGCGGATCAGACTGCGTTCCCGAGCTCGCCGGCGAGTTGGCCCAGCGGTACCCGATGACCCCGACCGACCGGGATCGCGTGGTGCTCACCGTGGAGTTGGACGTGCGCGCCGAGCACGGCGCCACGTTCGGCGCCGGTCGGGTGCTGGACCTGATCGGTG from Jatrophihabitans sp. encodes:
- a CDS encoding saccharopine dehydrogenase family protein, which codes for MPEPTPPASGPTIHWVGTGLSSGSGLTMLAGRGHPLVLWGRTEEKAAALADRLGVPVAASRALQLPALAAELAPGDVLVSMLPAAWHAELLEICLQTGAHFACSSYTSPQLAALAEQARTAGLVVLTEAGLDPGIDHLLAHQLIAEALAKVGAGPATVSLTSYCGGVPAVANDFRYLFSWAPQGVLTALLSPARYLDGGEVTEVAKPWHAVRPHSVNGEDFEVYPNRDSVPFIEQYGIPSGWEVESFVRGTLRLPGWRQAWQPVFDQLESRGSDCVPELAGELAQRYPMTPTDRDRVVLTVELDVRAEHGATFGAGRVLDLIGDDAEAAMARCVSAPLAIGVCRLLDGALPAGLNRAAETADEAGVWLDMLSEHFAIDIVGV